A single window of Nocardioides baekrokdamisoli DNA harbors:
- a CDS encoding acyl-CoA carboxylase subunit beta has product MSTAAADNALSSAPKHDLHTTAGKLADFADRIDQAVHASSAKAIEKQHAKGRKTARERIEMLFDEGSFVELDELAKHRSVAFGLEKTRPYGDGVVTGYGTVNGRQVCVFSQDFTVFGGSLGEVYGEKICKIMDLAIKTGSPIVGINEGAGARIQEGVVSLGLYGEIFKRNVHASGVIPQISLIMGNCAGGHVYSPAVTDFTVMVDQTSAMFITGPDVIKTVTGEEISMEDLGGARAHNTKSGASHYMAADEEDAIEYVKGLLDHLPQNNLDELPIYDVVADLAPTDDDLALDTFIPDSPNVPYDMHNVIEKVLDDGEFLEVHPLFAPNLIVGFGRVEGRPVGVVANQPMQFAGCLDIDASEKAARFVRTCDAFNVPVVTFVDTPGFLPGSTQEHTGIIRRGAKLIYAYCEATVPLVTVITRKAFGGAYDVMGSKHLGADINLAWPTSQIAVMGSQGAANIIHRRELKKVEEDGGDVEARRAVLIDEYETTLANPYIAAERGYIDAVIRPSETRAEVIKALRLLATKRATLPAKKHGNIPL; this is encoded by the coding sequence ATGAGCACCGCAGCCGCCGACAACGCCCTTTCCAGCGCGCCCAAGCACGACTTGCACACGACCGCGGGCAAGCTCGCTGACTTCGCGGACCGCATCGACCAGGCGGTCCATGCCTCGTCCGCGAAGGCGATCGAGAAGCAGCACGCCAAGGGCCGCAAGACCGCCCGAGAGCGCATCGAGATGCTCTTCGACGAGGGTTCCTTCGTCGAGCTCGACGAACTGGCCAAGCACCGCTCGGTCGCGTTCGGCCTGGAGAAGACCCGTCCGTACGGCGACGGTGTCGTCACCGGGTACGGCACGGTCAACGGTCGTCAGGTGTGCGTGTTCTCCCAGGACTTCACCGTCTTCGGCGGCTCGCTGGGCGAGGTGTACGGCGAGAAGATCTGCAAGATCATGGATCTGGCCATCAAGACCGGCTCCCCGATCGTCGGCATCAACGAGGGCGCCGGCGCACGCATCCAGGAGGGCGTCGTCTCGCTCGGCCTGTACGGCGAGATCTTCAAGCGCAACGTGCACGCCTCCGGCGTGATCCCGCAGATCTCGCTGATCATGGGCAACTGCGCCGGTGGCCACGTGTACTCCCCTGCCGTCACCGACTTCACCGTCATGGTCGACCAGACCTCGGCGATGTTCATCACCGGCCCGGACGTCATCAAGACCGTCACCGGTGAGGAGATCTCGATGGAGGACCTGGGCGGCGCCCGGGCCCACAACACCAAGTCGGGTGCCTCGCACTACATGGCCGCCGACGAAGAGGACGCCATCGAGTACGTCAAGGGCCTGCTGGACCACCTCCCGCAGAACAACCTCGACGAACTGCCGATCTACGACGTCGTCGCGGACCTCGCGCCGACCGATGACGACCTGGCGCTGGACACCTTCATCCCGGACAGCCCGAACGTCCCGTACGACATGCACAACGTCATCGAGAAGGTCCTCGACGACGGCGAGTTCCTCGAGGTGCACCCGCTGTTCGCCCCGAACCTCATCGTCGGCTTCGGCCGCGTCGAGGGTCGGCCGGTCGGCGTGGTCGCCAACCAGCCGATGCAGTTCGCCGGTTGCCTGGACATCGACGCCTCGGAGAAGGCAGCCCGCTTCGTACGTACGTGTGATGCCTTCAACGTGCCGGTCGTGACCTTCGTCGACACCCCGGGCTTCCTCCCGGGTTCGACCCAGGAGCACACCGGCATCATCCGCCGCGGCGCGAAGCTCATCTACGCCTACTGCGAGGCCACCGTCCCGCTGGTCACCGTCATCACCCGCAAGGCCTTCGGCGGCGCGTACGACGTGATGGGCTCCAAGCACCTCGGCGCCGACATCAACCTCGCCTGGCCGACCAGCCAGATCGCGGTCATGGGTTCCCAGGGCGCGGCCAACATCATCCACCGCCGCGAACTCAAGAAGGTCGAGGAGGACGGCGGCGACGTCGAAGCCCGCCGTGCCGTCCTCATCGACGAGTACGAGACCACCCTCGCGAACCCCTACATCGCTGCGGAGCGTGGCTACATCGACGCGGTCATCCGCCCGTCGGAAACCCGCGCCGAGGTCATCAAGGCCCTGCGACTGCTCGCCACCAAGCGCGCGACCCTGCCCGCCAAGAAGCACGGAAACATCCCGCTCTGA
- a CDS encoding acyl-CoA carboxylase epsilon subunit, whose translation MSDEQPTEVAPAKPMLQVINADATPEQIAAIVAVFAALGGGSAPASKRPRSLWATPQPRLTYAHGLGGWRASGLPR comes from the coding sequence ATGAGTGACGAGCAGCCGACCGAGGTGGCACCGGCCAAGCCGATGCTGCAGGTCATCAACGCCGACGCGACTCCGGAGCAGATCGCAGCGATCGTCGCCGTCTTCGCTGCCCTCGGAGGCGGTAGCGCGCCAGCGTCGAAGCGGCCGCGTTCGCTGTGGGCGACGCCGCAGCCGCGGCTGACGTACGCACATGGCCTGGGCGGCTGGCGCGCGAGCGGTCTGCCCCGCTGA
- a CDS encoding glycosyltransferase 87 family protein, whose translation MGTEAEAASLSRGPRTYLWWVLSRLAMLVLLGLNTGVETDVNYYRLSLGSGHGMAHTLVEYPVAAYGLIDAVWSWLPSTNAFLLGWLVLMLVIDLAFFVLLARSPGHPRAVRFWILAGPALGPIIYFRFDLVPAVLVGLACLYAARRPQVAGAAVAIAALIKYWPAVVVPGLVRQARERSRLLIAAVGTAVVGALCALAVAGWHRQFTPLIWQKQRGLEYEAVWATPAMILRWFRPHDYTIGLSAYESVDVTGPGVSTLITLTTVTEIVVAVLIGYAWWRRRRDATPANGMWLVLATTSGFIISDKVFSTQYLLWLLPVAAVALLFDTSRTFRRWAALLLATSVLTQLRYPFLQEASAGMVLPTVVVTVRNGLMIGLFALALREALRTPVGD comes from the coding sequence GTGGGCACCGAGGCTGAGGCGGCTTCGCTGAGCCGGGGCCCTCGCACGTATCTGTGGTGGGTGCTGTCGCGCCTCGCCATGCTGGTGCTGCTCGGTCTCAACACCGGTGTCGAGACCGACGTCAACTACTACCGGCTCTCACTGGGGTCGGGCCACGGGATGGCGCACACCCTCGTGGAGTACCCGGTCGCCGCGTACGGACTCATCGACGCGGTCTGGTCGTGGTTGCCGTCCACGAACGCCTTCCTGCTCGGCTGGCTCGTCCTGATGCTGGTCATCGATCTGGCGTTCTTCGTGCTCCTGGCACGGAGTCCCGGCCACCCTCGCGCAGTGCGGTTCTGGATCCTGGCCGGACCGGCGCTCGGCCCGATCATCTATTTCCGGTTCGATCTGGTGCCGGCCGTCCTGGTCGGGCTCGCCTGCCTGTACGCCGCCCGGCGGCCGCAGGTGGCAGGCGCCGCAGTCGCCATCGCCGCGCTGATCAAATACTGGCCTGCCGTGGTCGTACCAGGGCTCGTCCGGCAGGCGCGCGAGCGCAGCCGGCTCCTGATCGCCGCCGTCGGGACGGCGGTCGTCGGCGCCCTGTGTGCCCTGGCCGTAGCCGGGTGGCACCGGCAGTTCACTCCGCTGATCTGGCAGAAGCAACGTGGACTGGAGTACGAGGCCGTCTGGGCGACGCCGGCGATGATCCTGCGCTGGTTCCGACCGCATGACTACACGATCGGGCTCAGCGCCTACGAGTCGGTCGACGTCACCGGACCGGGCGTCTCGACCCTGATCACGTTGACCACCGTCACCGAGATCGTGGTGGCGGTCTTGATCGGGTACGCCTGGTGGCGTCGTCGTCGGGACGCGACGCCTGCCAACGGAATGTGGCTGGTACTGGCGACGACCTCGGGCTTCATCATCAGCGACAAGGTGTTCAGCACCCAGTACCTGCTCTGGCTGCTCCCGGTCGCCGCGGTCGCTCTGCTGTTCGACACGAGCCGAACCTTCCGCCGCTGGGCGGCTCTGTTGCTCGCCACCAGCGTCCTCACCCAGCTCAGGTACCCCTTCCTTCAGGAAGCCAGTGCCGGGATGGTTCTGCCCACTGTCGTGGTCACGGTCAGGAACGGGCTGATGATCGGCCTGTTCGCGCTGGCGTTGCGAGAGGCCCTGCGTACCCCCGTCGGTGACTAG
- a CDS encoding DUF885 domain-containing protein produces MSRQIDDRSNSYVDELCALDPITATEVGVKGHDDRLPDLSPDGFAAIEELNRRALADVRALSPADELEAVAQESFLERTGLAVERADAGVSRSEFSVIVSGLHAVRSVFDVMPTQTAEDWDMIAARLAAVPDTLLGYRITLLDEAQHGRVAARRQYAEVASQVRGWTGQTTGGNYFTTLVADTPTDHNGRLVELARAASAAYAEFGTFLEQDMAPRGRDADGVGRVAYELASRYFLGATIDLEETYAWGWQELRRIEDDMAATARRIVSGGTIDDAVAALDADPSRDCGSRAAFTEWMQKTSDDILARFDGVHFDIAAPLRTLDCKVSPVNDGGAWYIPPTDDFSRPGTMWFSFTDDTPRFSTWRNTTTVFHEGVPGHHLQCAQAVYRADTLNRWQRLLCWVSGHGEGWALYAERLMDDLGYFTDPGDRMGFLDDQALRAARVIVDIGVHLGLTIPRDNPFGWRGGETWDADKVFEFMRAHTRMDDGWLRFEVNRYLGWPGQAPSYKVGEKIWLQAREDARTRKGAAFDLKQFHTDALNLGSLGLDPLQQALARL; encoded by the coding sequence ATGAGTCGCCAGATCGATGACCGCAGCAACTCCTACGTCGACGAGTTGTGCGCGCTCGACCCGATCACCGCGACCGAGGTCGGCGTCAAGGGGCACGACGACCGTCTCCCCGACCTGTCCCCGGACGGGTTCGCCGCGATCGAGGAACTCAACCGTCGTGCGCTCGCCGACGTACGCGCGCTGTCCCCGGCGGACGAGTTGGAGGCCGTTGCCCAGGAGTCGTTCCTGGAACGCACCGGGTTGGCGGTGGAGCGTGCCGACGCCGGTGTGAGCCGCAGCGAGTTCTCGGTGATCGTCAGCGGCCTGCACGCGGTCCGGTCGGTGTTCGACGTGATGCCGACCCAGACAGCTGAGGACTGGGACATGATCGCGGCTCGGCTGGCTGCGGTCCCCGACACGCTGTTGGGCTACCGCATCACCCTCCTGGACGAAGCTCAGCACGGCCGCGTGGCGGCCCGTCGGCAGTACGCCGAGGTCGCCTCACAGGTGCGCGGCTGGACCGGCCAGACGACCGGCGGGAACTACTTCACCACCCTGGTCGCGGATACTCCGACCGACCACAACGGACGGCTGGTCGAATTGGCTCGGGCGGCCTCAGCCGCGTACGCCGAGTTCGGCACATTCCTCGAACAGGACATGGCACCCCGCGGACGCGACGCCGACGGTGTCGGGCGAGTGGCGTACGAACTCGCTTCCCGATACTTCCTCGGCGCCACGATCGATCTCGAGGAGACGTACGCCTGGGGCTGGCAGGAACTCAGGCGCATCGAGGACGACATGGCGGCCACCGCCCGCCGGATCGTGTCCGGCGGCACCATCGACGACGCTGTCGCGGCGCTCGACGCTGACCCGAGCCGTGACTGTGGCAGTCGCGCCGCCTTCACGGAGTGGATGCAGAAGACGTCAGACGACATCCTGGCGCGGTTCGACGGCGTGCACTTCGACATCGCCGCGCCGCTGCGAACCCTCGACTGCAAGGTCTCACCGGTCAATGACGGTGGCGCCTGGTACATCCCACCGACCGACGACTTCTCACGCCCGGGCACGATGTGGTTCTCATTCACCGACGACACGCCCCGCTTCTCGACCTGGCGCAACACCACCACGGTCTTCCACGAGGGCGTACCCGGTCATCACCTGCAGTGCGCCCAGGCGGTATATCGCGCCGATACATTGAACCGATGGCAACGACTGCTCTGCTGGGTCAGCGGTCACGGCGAGGGCTGGGCGTTGTACGCCGAGCGCCTGATGGATGACCTCGGCTACTTCACCGACCCGGGTGACCGGATGGGCTTCCTCGACGACCAGGCGTTGCGAGCAGCTCGCGTGATCGTGGACATCGGTGTCCACCTCGGCCTCACCATCCCCCGCGACAACCCGTTCGGCTGGCGCGGCGGGGAGACTTGGGACGCCGACAAGGTCTTCGAATTCATGCGAGCGCACACCCGGATGGACGACGGCTGGCTGCGTTTCGAAGTGAACCGCTACCTCGGTTGGCCCGGCCAGGCTCCGTCGTACAAGGTGGGCGAGAAGATCTGGTTGCAGGCCCGGGAGGACGCGCGTACGCGCAAGGGCGCGGCTTTCGACCTGAAGCAGTTCCACACCGATGCCCTCAACCTCGGCTCGCTCGGCCTCGACCCCCTCCAGCAGGCGCTAGCGCGCCTCTGA
- a CDS encoding type II toxin-antitoxin system Phd/YefM family antitoxin — protein sequence MPKTVNIHEAKTHLSRLLEEVQAGETIVIAKAGTPIAQLKPYQRPDIVFGGMKDVIWVADDAFSAETDAEIWAGTEYEYEPNL from the coding sequence ATGCCCAAGACAGTCAACATCCACGAAGCGAAGACACATCTGTCCCGCCTGCTCGAGGAGGTCCAAGCGGGCGAGACGATCGTCATCGCCAAGGCCGGAACCCCGATCGCACAGTTGAAGCCGTACCAGCGACCCGACATCGTGTTCGGCGGTATGAAGGACGTGATCTGGGTGGCAGATGATGCCTTCAGCGCGGAGACCGACGCCGAGATCTGGGCCGGCACGGAGTACGAGTACGAGCCGAACCTGTGA
- a CDS encoding type II toxin-antitoxin system VapC family toxin translates to MLLDTNALLWLLWAPERLGPAAREAIAASPAVYVSAISHVEIQIKQLKGKLRVPDDLAAGIERQGLRPLPMRDVHAAALAEFPELVGHDPFDRQLLAQARAERLTLLTSDERLLTLAHDWIHDARR, encoded by the coding sequence ATGTTGCTCGACACAAATGCCCTCCTGTGGCTGCTCTGGGCACCCGAACGGCTGGGGCCCGCAGCGCGCGAGGCCATCGCGGCCTCGCCGGCCGTCTACGTCTCGGCGATCAGCCATGTTGAGATCCAGATCAAACAACTCAAGGGCAAGTTGCGGGTGCCCGATGATCTGGCCGCCGGCATTGAACGGCAGGGACTCCGGCCGCTGCCGATGCGCGACGTGCACGCGGCGGCCCTGGCTGAATTCCCAGAGCTGGTGGGCCATGATCCGTTCGACCGCCAACTCCTTGCGCAAGCGAGGGCAGAGAGGCTCACGTTGCTCACCTCGGACGAGCGTCTACTCACTCTCGCTCACGACTGGATCCATGACGCCAGGCGCTGA